A single SAR202 cluster bacterium DNA region contains:
- a CDS encoding Gfo/Idh/MocA family oxidoreductase, with translation MAIRIGVCGAGAFAQQFIPLFKAHPRVSEVLVADILPDRASATAEKFGIKRPLSSLDDLCRSDLDAIALFTQRQLHGPQAVQALRAGKHVYSAVPMGQTLEEVRAIVQAVEQTRLVYMTGETSYYYPAAVYCRDRFRKGDFGAFVYGEGQYLHDMSHFYQSFMRSGGADWKKVAGIPPMHYPTHSSSMVLSVTGARATQVSCMGYVDNHEDAIFRRGANHWDNIFSNESALMRTSDGGMLRINEFRRVGWKGMSSVQTSIFGTKGCYEEQANAQAWVTVDPKQTEDLTNLLRASESHGGKPAADVNPEVWKEFHMNTAKVHKTGRLPKELKGLPNGHAGSHQFLVDDFVKAVAANRLPPNNVWDSARYLVPGLVAHQSAVAGGRLMYIPDLGSPAKHWAMLDPDVE, from the coding sequence ATGGCAATACGAATCGGCGTTTGTGGCGCCGGCGCGTTCGCACAGCAGTTCATCCCACTGTTCAAGGCGCATCCACGCGTCTCCGAAGTCCTGGTCGCCGACATCCTGCCTGACCGCGCCAGCGCTACTGCCGAGAAGTTCGGAATCAAACGACCGCTCTCCTCGCTCGACGATCTGTGCCGAAGCGACCTTGATGCTATCGCGCTCTTCACGCAGCGCCAGCTCCACGGCCCGCAGGCGGTGCAGGCGCTCAGGGCCGGCAAGCACGTCTACAGCGCCGTGCCGATGGGGCAGACCCTGGAGGAGGTCCGGGCCATCGTCCAGGCGGTCGAACAGACGCGCCTGGTGTACATGACCGGTGAGACGAGCTACTACTACCCCGCCGCGGTCTACTGCCGCGACCGCTTCCGCAAGGGTGACTTCGGCGCGTTCGTGTATGGCGAGGGGCAGTACCTGCACGATATGTCGCACTTCTACCAGTCGTTCATGCGCTCCGGCGGCGCGGACTGGAAGAAGGTCGCCGGTATTCCTCCCATGCACTATCCCACCCACAGCTCCAGCATGGTGCTCTCCGTCACCGGCGCCCGGGCCACCCAGGTCTCCTGCATGGGTTACGTGGACAACCACGAAGACGCCATCTTCCGGAGGGGCGCTAACCACTGGGACAATATCTTCAGCAACGAGTCGGCCCTCATGCGCACGTCCGATGGAGGCATGCTGCGGATCAACGAGTTCCGCAGGGTAGGGTGGAAGGGAATGTCGTCCGTGCAGACGAGCATCTTCGGGACGAAGGGGTGCTACGAGGAGCAGGCCAACGCGCAGGCGTGGGTGACGGTTGACCCAAAGCAGACCGAGGACCTCACGAACCTCCTCCGCGCGTCCGAGTCGCACGGCGGCAAGCCGGCGGCTGACGTGAACCCGGAGGTGTGGAAGGAGTTCCACATGAACACTGCGAAGGTCCACAAGACGGGCAGGCTGCCGAAGGAGCTCAAGGGGCTTCCGAACGGCCACGCAGGCTCGCACCAGTTCCTCGTGGACGATTTCGTGAAGGCCGTGGCCGCGAACAGGCTGCCGCCAAACAACGTCTGGGACTCGGCCCGGTACCTCGTGCCGGGGCTGGTGGCACACCAGTCGGCCGTCGCAGGGGGCAGGCTCATGTACATCCCTGACCTGGGCAGTCCGGCGAAGCACTGGGCGATGCTGGACCCGGACGTGGAGTGA
- the folE gene encoding GTP cyclohydrolase I FolE — protein sequence MAVNNKTMEKYEKLIERSGRVEKLAPLLREVLTILGEDPEREGLDRTPERWAEALLTYTEGNNGDPEEHLNVIFQLDEHDYPVGSDDMIIVNDIEFTSTCEHHIAPFRGVARIAYIPNPESKIITGLSKLSRVVTLFSRRLQIQERMTQQIANAIDHHLQPLGVIVVLQAVHYCMIQRGVEQRASSTVTTGRRGIFIDKPQLEVKFLEYLRLRTSNHTT from the coding sequence ATGGCAGTGAACAACAAGACCATGGAAAAGTACGAAAAGCTTATTGAAAGGTCCGGGAGGGTCGAAAAGCTCGCCCCATTGCTCAGGGAGGTGCTCACCATACTGGGAGAAGACCCTGAGCGCGAAGGGCTGGACCGGACGCCCGAGCGCTGGGCGGAGGCGCTCCTGACGTATACCGAAGGGAACAACGGCGACCCCGAAGAGCACCTGAACGTCATCTTCCAGCTCGATGAGCACGACTACCCCGTCGGCTCAGACGATATGATCATCGTCAACGACATCGAGTTCACGTCCACCTGCGAGCACCACATCGCGCCGTTCCGGGGCGTGGCGCGCATAGCCTATATTCCCAACCCGGAGAGCAAGATCATTACGGGCTTGTCGAAGCTCTCGAGGGTCGTCACGCTCTTTTCGCGGCGGCTCCAGATCCAGGAGCGAATGACGCAGCAGATCGCCAACGCTATCGACCACCACCTCCAGCCGCTGGGCGTGATCGTGGTGCTGCAGGCGGTCCACTACTGCATGATTCAGCGCGGCGTGGAGCAGCGCGCCAGCAGCACGGTCACCACTGGCCGTCGGGGCATCTTCATCGACAAGCCGCAGCTTGAGGTGAAGTTCCTGGAATACCTGCGCCTGCGGACCAGCAACCACACCACCTGA
- a CDS encoding 6-carboxytetrahydropterin synthase has protein sequence MHGATKTIDFCYGHRLIGHKGKCRYLHGHNGRLEVDVERDALDEMGMVMDFGDIRDIVKGWVDANLDHKMILCRRDRVIPALAELGEPLYLIDENPTAENIARLVYEQAASQGLRLTEVRLWETPSSYATYRA, from the coding sequence CTGCACGGCGCGACAAAGACAATCGATTTCTGCTACGGCCACCGCCTGATCGGCCACAAGGGCAAGTGCCGCTACCTGCACGGCCACAACGGCCGCCTGGAGGTGGACGTGGAGCGTGACGCGCTGGACGAAATGGGCATGGTGATGGACTTTGGGGACATCCGGGACATCGTGAAAGGCTGGGTGGACGCGAACCTGGACCACAAGATGATCCTCTGCCGCCGCGACCGGGTGATCCCCGCGCTGGCGGAGCTAGGTGAGCCGCTCTATCTGATCGACGAGAACCCCACGGCGGAGAACATTGCTAGGCTGGTCTACGAACAGGCAGCGTCGCAAGGGCTTCGCCTCACCGAGGTGCGCCTCTGGGAGACGCCGTCCAGTTACGCCACGTATCGTGCCTGA
- a CDS encoding SDR family oxidoreductase, with translation MFSLSGRNAIVVGTKRIGSLVAHRMAQEGINLAIVYRSSRDEAEELRASVAKLTAKACVVQGDLTIEEDAKRLVARTIKELGSISFVVNLASDFPRTPFDALDGEAWDRGMATAKGTYLLAVNAARAMMQNAPPTRGHMLFFGDWAAGETPYRDYLPYLTGKAAVHSLTKTFAAELAERGILVNAIAPGPMMRPDSMSEEEWARHLAARTPLKRESSPDEIAELVIALLKSETITGEIIRVDAGRHILGTGTIG, from the coding sequence ATGTTCTCCCTCTCCGGCCGGAACGCAATTGTCGTTGGCACCAAGCGCATTGGAAGCCTCGTCGCCCACAGGATGGCGCAGGAAGGGATAAACCTGGCCATCGTGTACCGCTCCTCTCGCGACGAGGCAGAGGAGCTGCGGGCCTCTGTTGCGAAGCTCACAGCCAAAGCATGCGTCGTCCAGGGCGACCTTACCATTGAAGAGGACGCCAAACGGCTGGTGGCAAGGACAATCAAGGAGCTTGGGAGCATCTCGTTCGTTGTGAACCTCGCCTCGGACTTCCCGAGAACGCCTTTCGACGCCCTTGACGGCGAGGCGTGGGACAGGGGGATGGCGACTGCGAAGGGCACCTACCTGCTGGCGGTCAACGCGGCGCGCGCGATGATGCAGAACGCGCCGCCCACGCGCGGCCACATGCTTTTCTTCGGCGACTGGGCGGCCGGCGAGACGCCGTACCGGGACTATCTGCCATACCTTACCGGCAAGGCCGCGGTGCATTCCCTCACGAAGACGTTCGCTGCCGAGCTCGCGGAGCGAGGAATTCTCGTGAACGCAATCGCCCCCGGCCCAATGATGCGCCCTGACTCCATGTCGGAGGAGGAGTGGGCACGGCATCTCGCCGCCCGGACGCCGCTCAAGAGAGAATCATCACCGGACGAGATTGCGGAGCTTGTGATTGCGCTTCTCAAGAGCGAGACGATCACGGGCGAAATCATCAGGGTAGACGCAGGCCGGCATATCCTGGGGACGGGAACGATCGGCTAG
- a CDS encoding DUF2200 domain-containing protein, with the protein MKNSTDNSTRPRVYSYTFASVYPLYIAKAEKKGRTKAEVDEVIRWLTGYTQGQIESQIAKKSDLESFYAEAPLLNESRSMIKGVICGVRLEEIQEPTMREIRYLDKIIDELARGRPMEKILRKP; encoded by the coding sequence ATGAAGAATTCGACCGACAATTCAACAAGACCCAGAGTCTACTCGTACACCTTCGCCAGCGTGTACCCTCTGTACATCGCAAAGGCCGAGAAGAAGGGACGGACGAAGGCGGAAGTGGATGAGGTTATTCGCTGGCTGACGGGCTACACCCAGGGACAGATCGAGTCCCAGATTGCAAAGAAGTCGGACCTCGAGTCTTTCTACGCAGAAGCGCCCCTGCTCAACGAGTCCAGGTCCATGATCAAGGGCGTGATCTGCGGCGTTCGGCTTGAGGAAATCCAGGAGCCCACGATGCGGGAGATCCGTTACCTGGACAAGATTATCGACGAGCTGGCCAGGGGCAGGCCCATGGAAAAGATTCTCCGGAAGCCGTAG